One segment of Streptomyces sp. NA02950 DNA contains the following:
- the rph gene encoding rifamycin-inactivating phosphotransferase produces the protein MIERYVWDLQAVGETQIAVVGGKGAHLGGLSRIDGIRVPAGFCVTTDAFRRIMAEAPSIDDQLDQLSRLNPDDREAIRTLSAQIRRTIEGIPIPGDLAAAITRALAQLGEQAACAVRSSATAEDLPTASFAGQQDTYLNVVGPTAIFQHVSRCWASLFTERAVTYRQRNGIDHRTVHMAVVVQQMVFPHAAGILFTADPVTGNRKVATVDAGFGLGEALVSGLVNPDVFTVRHGEVVAKTIAAKQRAVHALPAGGTREVAIDPRRQEQPSLTDAQVVRLVRLGRRIEAHFGRPQDIEWCLDDDGFQIVQSRPVTTLFPIPETGDQENHVYVSVGHQQMMTDPMKPLGLSMWQLTAMVPMHEAGGRLFVDVTRRLASPANRASLLDLMGRGDPLVRDALETVLDRDDFVPSLPDAGTGGPSAGGASAPIETDPAIVAELIERSQASIAALERGIRTKTGPALFDFLLDAFEEHKRVLSDPLNIQAIMAGMEATWWLNDKLQEWLGEKNAADTLTLSAPDNVTSEMGLALLDVADVIRPRSEVVAFLRGVECVEDEGFLDELAKLPGGTEARDAIEAYLDRYGMRCVGEIDITRPRWRERPTTLVPVILDNVRNFEPGAAGRRFEEGRRKAQKKEQEVLSRLRALPDGERRADEAKRMIDRVRTFIGYREYPKYGIVSRYFVYKQALLREAERLVQANVLPEKEDIFYLTFQELHDVVRSNQVDDQLIQQRKDVFRSYHALTPPRVLTSDGEAVTGAYRRDDVPAGALIGLPVSTGTVEGRARVIRDMAEADLEAGDILVTAFTDPSWSPLFVGIAGLVTEVGGLMTHGAVIAREYGLPAVVGVEQATRLIRDGQRIRVHGTDGYVEILP, from the coding sequence ATGATCGAGCGGTACGTGTGGGATCTTCAAGCGGTTGGCGAGACGCAGATCGCGGTCGTCGGCGGCAAGGGCGCGCACCTGGGCGGGCTGTCGCGGATCGATGGCATCCGTGTGCCGGCCGGCTTCTGCGTGACAACGGACGCCTTCCGGCGGATCATGGCGGAAGCGCCGTCGATCGACGATCAGCTCGATCAGCTGTCGCGTCTGAACCCGGACGACCGGGAGGCGATCCGCACGCTCAGCGCGCAGATCCGCCGCACCATCGAAGGGATCCCCATCCCGGGCGATCTCGCGGCGGCGATCACACGGGCGCTCGCCCAGCTCGGCGAGCAGGCCGCCTGCGCCGTCCGGTCCAGCGCGACGGCAGAGGACCTGCCGACGGCCTCCTTCGCCGGCCAGCAGGACACGTATCTGAACGTCGTGGGGCCGACGGCGATCTTCCAGCACGTCAGCCGGTGCTGGGCCTCGCTGTTCACCGAGCGGGCCGTGACCTACCGTCAGCGGAACGGCATCGACCACCGTACGGTCCACATGGCCGTGGTCGTGCAGCAGATGGTCTTCCCGCATGCGGCCGGCATCCTGTTCACGGCCGACCCCGTCACGGGCAACCGGAAGGTCGCCACCGTGGACGCCGGCTTCGGCCTCGGCGAGGCCCTGGTCTCCGGCCTGGTGAACCCGGACGTCTTCACGGTGCGACACGGCGAAGTCGTCGCCAAGACGATCGCCGCGAAACAGCGTGCCGTCCACGCCCTGCCGGCCGGCGGTACGCGGGAAGTGGCGATCGACCCGCGGCGCCAGGAGCAGCCGTCGCTGACGGATGCGCAGGTCGTGCGGCTCGTGCGGCTCGGGCGGCGGATCGAAGCGCACTTCGGCCGCCCGCAGGACATCGAATGGTGCCTGGACGACGATGGCTTCCAGATCGTTCAGAGCCGGCCGGTCACGACGCTGTTCCCCATCCCCGAGACCGGCGACCAGGAGAATCACGTCTACGTCTCCGTCGGTCATCAGCAGATGATGACCGACCCCATGAAGCCCCTGGGGCTCTCCATGTGGCAGCTGACGGCCATGGTGCCGATGCACGAGGCCGGCGGAAGACTGTTCGTCGACGTCACCCGGCGCCTGGCCTCGCCCGCGAACCGCGCCAGTCTCCTGGACCTCATGGGGAGAGGCGATCCGCTGGTCAGGGACGCGCTGGAGACTGTCCTCGACCGTGACGATTTCGTCCCGTCGCTCCCGGACGCGGGTACCGGCGGGCCGTCGGCCGGCGGCGCGTCCGCTCCGATCGAGACCGATCCGGCCATCGTCGCCGAGCTGATCGAGCGCAGCCAGGCGTCCATCGCCGCCCTGGAGCGCGGCATCCGGACGAAGACCGGACCGGCGCTGTTCGACTTCCTGCTGGATGCCTTCGAGGAGCACAAGCGCGTCCTCAGTGATCCGCTGAACATTCAAGCGATCATGGCGGGGATGGAGGCCACGTGGTGGCTCAACGACAAGCTCCAGGAGTGGCTGGGCGAGAAGAACGCGGCTGACACGCTCACGCTCTCCGCCCCCGACAACGTCACGTCGGAGATGGGACTGGCGCTGCTCGACGTCGCGGACGTGATCCGCCCGCGGTCGGAGGTGGTGGCGTTCCTGCGGGGCGTCGAGTGCGTCGAGGACGAAGGCTTCCTGGATGAGCTGGCGAAGCTCCCGGGCGGGACCGAAGCGCGCGACGCCATCGAGGCCTACCTCGACCGGTACGGCATGCGCTGCGTCGGCGAGATCGACATCACGCGGCCACGTTGGCGCGAGCGCCCCACCACGCTCGTGCCCGTGATCCTCGACAACGTCCGGAACTTCGAGCCGGGCGCCGCCGGGCGGCGCTTCGAGGAAGGCCGGCGTAAGGCGCAGAAGAAGGAACAGGAGGTGCTGTCACGCTTGCGGGCCCTGCCGGACGGGGAGCGGAGAGCCGACGAGGCCAAGCGGATGATCGACCGGGTCCGAACCTTCATCGGGTACCGGGAGTACCCGAAGTACGGCATCGTCAGCCGCTACTTCGTCTACAAGCAGGCCCTGCTGAGGGAGGCCGAGCGCCTCGTGCAGGCCAACGTGCTTCCGGAAAAGGAGGACATCTTCTACCTCACGTTCCAGGAACTCCACGACGTCGTGCGCTCGAACCAGGTGGACGACCAGCTCATCCAGCAGCGCAAGGACGTGTTCCGGTCGTACCACGCGCTCACACCGCCCCGGGTGCTCACATCGGATGGCGAGGCCGTCACCGGGGCGTACCGGCGCGACGACGTACCGGCCGGCGCCCTGATCGGCCTACCGGTTTCCACGGGGACCGTCGAGGGACGGGCCCGCGTCATCCGTGACATGGCGGAGGCCGATCTCGAAGCGGGCGACATTTTGGTCACGGCCTTCACGGACCCCAGCTGGTCGCCGCTGTTCGTCGGAATCGCGGGCCTGGTGACGGAGGTGGGCGGCCTGATGACCCATGGCGCAGTGATCGCCCGGGAATACGGTTTGCCGGCCGTCGTGGGCGTGGAGCAGGCCACTCGGCTGATCCGGGACGGGCAGCGGATCCGCGTGCACGGAACCGACGGGTACGTCGAGATCCTGCCTTGA
- a CDS encoding MerR family transcriptional regulator — MLNGELAAQAGTTTRALRYYEEQGLLESERTTSGYRVYRPGTVTRVRNIRDLLASGLTVEDVKSFVRYLDTELPGVFEYSPSCAEGYAVGARRVAELEEKITTLTKMRDALVHRMPWLAVGDDAADKQSA; from the coding sequence TTGCTGAACGGTGAACTGGCTGCGCAGGCGGGGACCACAACCCGCGCCCTGCGTTACTACGAGGAACAAGGGCTGCTGGAGTCCGAGCGGACGACATCGGGCTATCGCGTGTACCGCCCAGGAACGGTGACCCGGGTCCGCAACATCCGCGACCTGCTGGCCTCGGGTCTCACCGTCGAGGATGTGAAGTCCTTCGTGCGCTACCTCGACACCGAGCTGCCCGGCGTGTTCGAGTACTCGCCGTCGTGCGCCGAGGGCTACGCCGTCGGCGCACGACGGGTGGCCGAACTGGAGGAAAAGATCACAACTCTCACGAAGATGCGCGACGCGCTCGTCCACCGGATGCCCTGGTTGGCGGTCGGAGACGATGCCGCAGACAAACAGTCCGCTTGA
- a CDS encoding DUF3995 domain-containing protein — protein sequence MSLRTKSVWQWEYAACSWALIFAAAHFYWAVGGDAGLSVSAGQQLATARPLWFVLVGLWGVGTLCLVGALLAWLLAQPRPRGAARRILRCLGWGLAFVLLTRGIAVEFLLLTDVTHLDSSVSAGQRFWTLALWNPWFIVGGLAFGMSALKAVRREPSPRAGNFTIRCAQRTRSGRSR from the coding sequence GTGTCGCTGAGGACGAAATCAGTCTGGCAGTGGGAGTACGCCGCGTGTTCATGGGCGTTGATCTTTGCCGCAGCACACTTCTACTGGGCTGTCGGCGGCGATGCGGGGTTGAGCGTGTCCGCCGGGCAACAGCTCGCTACTGCGCGCCCGCTCTGGTTCGTGCTGGTAGGTCTGTGGGGGGTGGGAACTCTCTGCCTGGTCGGCGCCTTGCTGGCCTGGCTACTCGCTCAGCCACGTCCACGCGGGGCGGCGAGGCGGATCCTGAGGTGTTTGGGCTGGGGGCTCGCCTTTGTCCTGCTGACGAGAGGCATCGCTGTTGAGTTCCTGCTGCTGACGGACGTGACGCACCTGGACAGCAGCGTGAGTGCGGGGCAGCGGTTCTGGACCCTGGCGCTGTGGAACCCCTGGTTCATCGTCGGTGGGCTGGCCTTCGGCATGTCCGCGCTCAAAGCCGTCAGGCGCGAACCCTCCCCGCGGGCCGGCAACTTCACGATCCGCTGTGCGCAAAGGACGCGCTCGGGACGCAGCAGGTAA
- a CDS encoding HEAT repeat domain-containing protein, with amino-acid sequence MTITRQDTDAIRALQGLEDGRSSVRLRAALAVGTTPDPRFVDKLVERCAIEPEFFVRDMLTWALTRHPVSMTLPRLVREVRSERAQARSQALHTLSKIGDRQAWPAITRALLSDADDEVARSAWRAAIVLVPEGEESALAAVLARQLGRGGRQTQLSLSRALVALGEVIVPTVHAATAAPDPRVRAHALATQRLLREPDTGFEFAIEEAKRVVALGGSGQEG; translated from the coding sequence ATGACGATCACGAGACAGGACACGGATGCGATACGAGCGCTCCAGGGACTGGAGGACGGCCGCTCGTCCGTGCGGCTGCGGGCTGCCCTGGCGGTCGGCACGACGCCTGACCCGCGCTTTGTCGACAAGCTCGTCGAGCGGTGCGCGATCGAGCCGGAGTTCTTCGTCCGCGACATGCTGACCTGGGCGCTCACCCGCCACCCGGTGTCCATGACGCTTCCGAGGCTGGTGCGCGAAGTCCGCTCGGAGCGTGCACAGGCACGGAGCCAGGCGCTGCACACGCTGTCCAAGATCGGGGACCGGCAGGCGTGGCCGGCGATCACACGCGCGCTGTTGTCCGACGCCGACGACGAGGTGGCGCGGAGCGCGTGGCGGGCCGCGATCGTGCTCGTGCCGGAAGGCGAGGAGTCCGCGTTGGCCGCGGTGTTGGCAAGGCAGCTCGGGCGCGGCGGGCGCCAGACGCAGTTGAGTCTCAGCCGGGCGCTGGTCGCGCTGGGGGAAGTGATCGTGCCGACTGTGCATGCTGCGACGGCGGCCCCTGACCCGCGCGTGCGCGCGCACGCGCTCGCCACGCAACGGCTGCTGCGCGAGCCGGACACCGGATTCGAGTTCGCCATCGAGGAGGCGAAGCGCGTCGTGGCCCTTGGCGGGTCCGGCCAGGAGGGATGA
- a CDS encoding MerR family transcriptional regulator → MLIGEVARRSGVSARMLRHYESLGLVRPSGRTGSGYREYSGEDIRRIFHIESLRSLGLSLREIGCALDDPSFTPSALVGDLIRQTRERIAAETELLTRLRRIDTADPAGWQDVLQAVALLQALASKSADARQRAALSSADQVPVPVEALVEAVLTETEPNVAGALRWALARSGDGGPALLAAGLGSPVAAVRERAVLSLAEMPGGEATAQLRHALAHPDAVVRGYAALALGTRGVAEAVPPLIDLIVEGKNDTDAADALSVLASDTATGDQIATRIVGRLAQDTTGAPARGRLTQALADIPGTMASRALVELSHDVDRAVALTAAYLLQLRDTR, encoded by the coding sequence GTGTTGATCGGTGAGGTGGCGCGACGGTCCGGGGTCAGTGCCCGCATGCTCCGGCATTACGAGTCGCTCGGTCTGGTGCGGCCTTCGGGCCGTACGGGCTCGGGTTATCGGGAGTACTCCGGGGAGGACATCCGGCGGATCTTCCATATCGAGAGCCTGCGGTCGCTGGGGCTGTCGCTGCGTGAGATCGGGTGCGCGCTCGACGATCCCAGCTTCACGCCCTCGGCGCTCGTCGGCGACCTCATCCGTCAGACACGCGAACGCATCGCGGCCGAGACCGAGCTGCTCACGCGGCTGCGCCGGATCGATACCGCGGACCCCGCCGGCTGGCAGGACGTCCTCCAGGCCGTTGCGCTCCTCCAGGCACTGGCGTCCAAGAGCGCCGACGCGCGCCAGCGGGCGGCCCTGTCCTCGGCCGACCAGGTTCCGGTGCCGGTGGAGGCCCTGGTCGAGGCGGTACTGACCGAGACGGAGCCGAACGTCGCCGGAGCCCTTCGATGGGCGCTGGCGCGATCGGGCGACGGCGGCCCGGCACTGCTCGCGGCAGGCCTCGGCTCACCGGTGGCCGCGGTGCGGGAACGCGCCGTTCTATCCCTCGCCGAGATGCCCGGCGGTGAGGCCACCGCGCAACTGCGGCACGCACTCGCGCACCCCGATGCCGTTGTGCGCGGGTATGCGGCTCTGGCACTCGGCACGCGTGGTGTGGCCGAGGCGGTCCCGCCGCTCATCGACCTGATCGTGGAAGGAAAGAACGACACCGATGCAGCCGATGCGCTGAGCGTGCTGGCGAGCGACACCGCGACGGGGGATCAGATCGCGACCAGGATCGTTGGCCGCCTCGCTCAGGACACCACGGGAGCGCCCGCACGCGGACGGTTGACCCAGGCGCTGGCGGACATCCCGGGGACGATGGCCTCACGTGCCCTCGTGGAGCTGTCGCACGACGTGGACCGTGCGGTTGCGCTGACCGCGGCGTACCTTCTTCAGCTGCGCGACACCCGGTGA
- a CDS encoding TetR/AcrR family transcriptional regulator yields MPERKPRKDAARNRAAALAAADTLFAECHSPEDVTMADIAAAAGVGKGTLFRAFGDRTGLIRALYEARLEPVRKAVEEGPPPLGPATPPLQRVPALLDAVLCFKLDNRHLALALEGTGTDSPYRTDQYERWHTLLRDLLEQIPGPTDSDFAAHALLAATRADLVEYLAGEKGMAHEEMRRQLAIFTDRVLGSPVRGPAAEG; encoded by the coding sequence ATGCCCGAGCGAAAGCCACGCAAGGACGCGGCTCGTAACCGGGCAGCCGCCCTTGCGGCCGCCGACACGCTCTTCGCCGAATGCCACAGCCCCGAGGACGTGACCATGGCCGACATCGCGGCCGCGGCCGGCGTCGGCAAGGGAACGCTCTTCCGCGCCTTCGGCGACCGCACCGGGCTGATCCGCGCGCTGTATGAAGCACGGCTCGAACCGGTGAGGAAGGCCGTCGAAGAGGGCCCGCCACCGCTTGGCCCCGCCACCCCGCCGCTTCAGCGCGTGCCTGCCCTGCTCGACGCGGTCCTGTGCTTCAAACTCGACAACCGCCACCTCGCCCTGGCCCTGGAGGGCACCGGCACGGACAGCCCCTATCGGACGGATCAGTACGAGCGATGGCACACCCTGCTCCGCGACCTGCTGGAGCAGATTCCTGGTCCGACCGACAGCGACTTCGCCGCCCATGCACTGCTCGCTGCCACCCGGGCCGACCTCGTCGAGTATCTGGCCGGCGAGAAGGGCATGGCCCACGAGGAGATGCGCAGGCAGCTGGCGATCTTCACCGACAGAGTCCTCGGCAGCCCTGTACGGGGACCGGCCGCTGAGGGCTGA
- a CDS encoding nuclear transport factor 2 family protein encodes MPENTSPTNLYRHSLRLLLNKDIPAWVGLWTEGGIMEFPFAPQGWPRRLEGREAIAAYMSDYPDHIDLHDFPDLKIHQTTDPSTIVAEMRGVGRLVETANPFDMTYIAVVTVREGRFTSYRDYWNPLAVQETGTDFTKGSTR; translated from the coding sequence ATGCCCGAAAACACCTCACCGACGAATCTGTACCGCCACAGCCTGCGCCTCCTGCTGAACAAGGACATTCCCGCCTGGGTCGGCCTGTGGACCGAGGGCGGAATCATGGAGTTCCCCTTCGCTCCCCAGGGGTGGCCCCGGAGGCTGGAGGGCCGGGAGGCCATCGCCGCCTACATGAGCGACTACCCCGACCACATCGACCTGCACGACTTCCCGGACCTGAAGATCCACCAGACCACCGATCCCTCAACCATCGTGGCCGAGATGCGCGGTGTGGGCCGACTGGTCGAGACGGCAAACCCCTTCGACATGACCTACATCGCGGTCGTGACCGTCCGGGAGGGACGCTTCACCTCCTACCGCGACTACTGGAACCCCCTCGCCGTCCAGGAAACCGGCACGGACTTCACCAAGGGCAGCACCCGATGA
- a CDS encoding NAD(P)H-binding protein produces the protein MTATGSILVIGATGTTGSRTTAQLVAAGHRVKAAGRRGAPLPGAEPVHFDWYDPTTFAAALSGADRLYLIPPLGDPAPATVMLPFLRQARAVGVHRAVLLSSSAIPEGGPAVGTVHQALPGLFDQWAVLRPSWFMQNFTSTHAHADSIRAYGVIRTAAGNGRVGFVDADDIAAVAARALTDDQAPNAGLVLTGPEALGHDDIADILTQVSGRPVVHRHLTYEQMRDHLAAKMPLEFAAMLAGMDRAIAEGAEDRTTDTVQRLTGRPPHSFRVVAERELARNS, from the coding sequence ATGACCGCCACCGGCTCCATCCTGGTCATCGGCGCCACCGGCACCACCGGAAGCCGTACCACCGCGCAGCTGGTCGCCGCCGGCCACCGCGTCAAGGCCGCCGGCCGTCGCGGCGCCCCGCTCCCGGGCGCGGAACCGGTCCACTTCGACTGGTACGACCCCACCACCTTCGCCGCCGCCCTCAGCGGAGCCGACCGCCTCTACCTCATCCCGCCCCTGGGCGACCCGGCCCCGGCCACGGTCATGCTGCCCTTCCTCCGCCAGGCCCGCGCCGTCGGCGTACACCGCGCGGTACTCCTCAGCTCCTCGGCCATCCCCGAGGGCGGACCGGCCGTGGGGACCGTGCACCAGGCCCTGCCCGGCCTGTTCGACCAGTGGGCGGTACTGCGGCCGTCCTGGTTCATGCAGAACTTCACCAGCACGCACGCCCACGCCGACAGCATCCGCGCGTACGGCGTCATCCGGACTGCGGCCGGCAACGGCCGGGTCGGGTTCGTCGACGCCGACGACATCGCCGCCGTCGCGGCCCGTGCGCTGACCGACGACCAGGCACCCAATGCCGGCCTGGTCCTGACCGGACCGGAAGCACTCGGCCACGACGACATCGCCGACATCCTCACCCAGGTCAGCGGTCGCCCCGTGGTCCACCGCCACCTGACATACGAACAGATGCGGGACCACCTGGCCGCAAAGATGCCGCTGGAGTTCGCCGCGATGCTGGCAGGCATGGACCGCGCCATCGCCGAGGGAGCCGAAGACCGTACGACCGATACCGTCCAGCGCCTCACCGGTCGCCCGCCGCACAGTTTCCGGGTGGTCGCCGAACGAGAACTGGCACGCAACAGCTGA
- a CDS encoding Lrp/AsnC family transcriptional regulator, with protein MLDDIDRGLIHALHIDGRAPFSTIADVLGVSTQTVSRRYRRLCADASLRVVGLADPDRAGRTQWLLRLTAGPHAAQDLAAALARRPDTSWVMLASGGTEIVAVVHTPTADGQAGHALLLHDIPRTAGITAVSAHCVLHTYLGGPTPWPGRVQSLDAEQRRRLQLATTPARSGQQALTPADGGLLAALQRDGRASLTDLAAVTGWSAATVARRLADLRAGGALFFDVELDTTLLGVTTQAMLWMAVAPAHLDHVARTLAGHHELAYVAAVTGPSNLVAEALCPDPAALHRYLIEEVGCLEAIRSLETAPVLRTVKAAGPLPPAARTGATRRAGTRTPPAG; from the coding sequence ATGCTGGACGACATCGATCGCGGCCTCATCCACGCTCTGCACATCGACGGCCGGGCGCCGTTCAGCACGATCGCCGACGTCCTCGGCGTCTCGACGCAGACCGTCTCCCGCCGCTACCGGCGGCTGTGCGCCGACGCGTCGCTGCGGGTGGTGGGTCTGGCCGATCCCGACCGGGCCGGGCGCACCCAGTGGCTGCTGCGGCTCACCGCCGGCCCGCACGCCGCCCAGGATCTCGCGGCCGCGCTCGCCCGCCGTCCCGACACCTCCTGGGTCATGCTGGCCTCGGGCGGCACCGAGATCGTCGCGGTCGTGCACACGCCCACCGCCGACGGCCAGGCCGGGCACGCGCTGCTGCTGCACGACATCCCGCGCACGGCCGGCATCACCGCCGTCTCCGCGCACTGCGTGCTGCACACCTACCTCGGCGGACCCACCCCCTGGCCCGGACGCGTACAGAGCCTCGACGCCGAGCAGCGCCGCCGCCTTCAGCTCGCCACCACGCCCGCCCGTTCCGGGCAGCAGGCCCTCACTCCCGCAGACGGCGGCCTGCTGGCCGCCCTCCAGCGCGACGGCCGTGCCAGCCTCACCGATCTCGCCGCGGTCACCGGTTGGTCGGCCGCCACCGTCGCCCGCCGGCTGGCCGACCTGCGGGCCGGCGGCGCACTCTTCTTCGACGTCGAGCTCGACACCACCCTGCTGGGCGTCACCACACAGGCCATGCTGTGGATGGCCGTCGCCCCCGCCCACCTCGACCACGTTGCCCGGACGCTGGCCGGGCACCACGAACTCGCCTATGTGGCCGCCGTGACCGGCCCCAGCAACCTGGTCGCCGAGGCCTTGTGCCCCGACCCGGCGGCCCTGCACCGCTATCTCATCGAAGAAGTGGGCTGCCTGGAAGCGATCCGCAGCCTGGAGACCGCCCCTGTCCTGCGTACGGTCAAGGCAGCTGGCCCGCTCCCGCCCGCGGCCCGGACCGGTGCGACCCGCCGCGCCGGGACCCGTACCCCGCCGGCCGGGTAG